Proteins from a genomic interval of Mycobacterium conspicuum:
- a CDS encoding YraN family protein, with translation MTTRTTLTRAQLGAMGEALAVDHLTRMGLRILHRNWRCRYGELDVIACDEASRTVVFVEVKTRTGDGYGGLAYAVTPRKVRRLRRLAGLWLADQDRRWAVIRVDVIGVRIGRRRTPEITHLQGIG, from the coding sequence ATGACGACCCGCACAACGTTGACCCGGGCACAGCTGGGTGCCATGGGTGAGGCGCTCGCCGTGGATCACCTGACGCGGATGGGGTTGCGGATCTTGCACCGCAACTGGCGCTGCCGCTACGGCGAGCTGGATGTGATCGCCTGCGACGAGGCCAGCCGCACGGTGGTGTTCGTCGAGGTCAAGACCCGGACCGGCGACGGCTACGGCGGGCTCGCCTATGCGGTGACCCCGCGCAAGGTCCGCCGGCTGCGCCGGCTCGCCGGCCTGTGGCTGGCCGACCAGGACCGCCGGTGGGCGGTGATCCGCGTCGACGTCATCGGCGTGCGGATCGGACGCCGGCGAACCCCGGAGATCACGCACCTGCAGGGCATCGGCTGA